A window of Chaetodon auriga isolate fChaAug3 chromosome 2, fChaAug3.hap1, whole genome shotgun sequence contains these coding sequences:
- the b4galnt1b gene encoding beta-1,4 N-acetylgalactosaminyltransferase 1 isoform X2, whose amino-acid sequence MGFRMRSLRKTVLLALLASVVLVLALLHSWPTRAYTTVDVWQRPGLIVERHLEERLPEPDHRLGNIPFHVRDNVASLLARNGCVCEGESGGVNLPFAQLLFPRVSAHPLHTAFEASELEEMKRRRAKEYKSFQKRSQTPADVLIIAEANSPLQYPTQGAEVRPLKTIIIPGLALHNHPRDHYSINITATLGTLNVAAEVEGVKIKGDGEMHMTLSSSLLPNLNRQLQFVTYTNTLFHPSTADTVQFETEGHQAIFSIKIRHGVTPKLYNTGSKGEYNVSALVTIATKTFLRYDKLQDLIDSVRRYYPTVTIVIADDSENPKTISGPYIEHYIMPFGKGWFAGRNLAVSQVTTKYVLWVDDDFIFTANTKLEKLVDVLERTTLDLVGGAVREATGYTATYRQTISIEQGEEDGDCLHMRRGFHHVIQGFPNCVVTDGVINFFLARTDKVQQVGFDPRLARVAHLEFFIDGLGSLHVGSCDDVIVNHASKIKLPWVSQSESDKTYAKFRYPPASSDATHTKNGLLFFKNRFQCLTHN is encoded by the exons ATGG gttttAGGATGCGCTCCCTGAGAAAGACGGTGTTGCTCGCCCTCCTGGCGTCTGTGGTGCTGGTACTGGCCCTCCTCCATTCGTGGCCGACTCGAGCTTACACCACAGTGGATGTGTGGCAGCGACCTGGCCTGATAGTTGAGAGGCATCTGGAGGAGAGGCTCCCAGAACCAGATCACCGATTAGGCAACATCCCCTTTCACGTGAGGGACAATGTGGCAAG CTTATTGGCACGTAATGGATGTGTATGTGAGGGCGAGAGTGGAGGAGTAAACCTGCCCTTCGCCCAACTCTTATTCCCACGGGTGTCAGCTCACCCGTTACACACTGCCTTTGAGGCCTCTGAGctggaggaaatgaagaggagacGGGCCAAAGAGTACAAGAGTTTCCAGAAGAG GTCACAGACACCTGCAGATGTTCTCATCATTGCAGAGGCTAACAGTCCCTTACAGTATCCAACACAGGGGGCAGAGGTACGACCCCTGAAAACAATCATCATCCCAG GCTTGGCCTTACACAACCATCCCAGAGACCACTACTCA ATAAACATCACTGCCACGCTGGGAACGCTGAATGTGGCCGCAGAGGTGGAAGGGGTGAAAATCAAAGGTGACGGCGAGATGCACATGACTCTGTCAAGCAGCCTCCTGCCCAACCTGAACCgacagctgcagtttgtcacctacacaaacacactgttccaCCCGAGCACTGCAGACACAG TGCAGTTTGAGACAGAGGGCCATCAAGCCATCTTCAGTATCAAGATTCGCCATGGTGTAACACCCAAACTATATAACACAGGATCCAAAGGAG AGTACAATGTTAGTGCCCTCGTCACAATAGCTACGAAGACTTTCCTACGTTATGATAAGCTTCAGGATCTTATCGACAGCGTGAGAAGATATTATCCTACTGTCACCATAGTAATCGCTGATGACAGTGAAAATCCCAAAACTATCTCCGGGCCTTACATCGAACACTACATCATGCCTTTTGGAAAG GGTTGGTTTGCCGGACGGAACCTGGCCGTCTCTCAGGTGACCACAAAGTACGTGCTGTGGGTGGATGATGACTTCATCTTCACAGCCAACACCAAGCTGGAGAAACTGGTGGATGTTTTAGAGAGAACCACTCTGGATCTG gTGGGTGGTGCAGTGCGGGAGGCCACGGGTTATACTGCCACCTACAGACAGACCATCTCCATTGAGCAAGGGGAGGAGGATGGTGACTGTTTACACATGAGGAGAGGATTTCATCACGTTATTCAAGGCTTCCCCAACTGTGTTGTGACTGACGGGGTCATTAACTTCTTCCTGGCCCGAACTGACAAAGTCCAGCAAGTCGGCTTTGACCCGCGCCTCGCCAGGGTAGCTCACCTGG agTTTTTCATCGACGGCCTGGGATCTCTCCATGTGGGCTCTTGTGACGATGTCATTGTCAATCATGCCAGCAAAATCAAGCTCCCCTgggtcagccaatcagagagcgaCAAGACGTACGCCAAGTTTCGTTACCCACCAGCCTCCTCTGACGCCACACACACGAAAAATGGCCTCCTGTTCTTCAAGAACCGATTCCAGTGTTTGACTCATAATTAG
- the b4galnt1b gene encoding beta-1,4 N-acetylgalactosaminyltransferase 1 isoform X1 — MCVSGFRMRSLRKTVLLALLASVVLVLALLHSWPTRAYTTVDVWQRPGLIVERHLEERLPEPDHRLGNIPFHVRDNVASLLARNGCVCEGESGGVNLPFAQLLFPRVSAHPLHTAFEASELEEMKRRRAKEYKSFQKRSQTPADVLIIAEANSPLQYPTQGAEVRPLKTIIIPGLALHNHPRDHYSINITATLGTLNVAAEVEGVKIKGDGEMHMTLSSSLLPNLNRQLQFVTYTNTLFHPSTADTVQFETEGHQAIFSIKIRHGVTPKLYNTGSKGEYNVSALVTIATKTFLRYDKLQDLIDSVRRYYPTVTIVIADDSENPKTISGPYIEHYIMPFGKGWFAGRNLAVSQVTTKYVLWVDDDFIFTANTKLEKLVDVLERTTLDLVGGAVREATGYTATYRQTISIEQGEEDGDCLHMRRGFHHVIQGFPNCVVTDGVINFFLARTDKVQQVGFDPRLARVAHLEFFIDGLGSLHVGSCDDVIVNHASKIKLPWVSQSESDKTYAKFRYPPASSDATHTKNGLLFFKNRFQCLTHN; from the exons atgtgtgtgtcaggttttAGGATGCGCTCCCTGAGAAAGACGGTGTTGCTCGCCCTCCTGGCGTCTGTGGTGCTGGTACTGGCCCTCCTCCATTCGTGGCCGACTCGAGCTTACACCACAGTGGATGTGTGGCAGCGACCTGGCCTGATAGTTGAGAGGCATCTGGAGGAGAGGCTCCCAGAACCAGATCACCGATTAGGCAACATCCCCTTTCACGTGAGGGACAATGTGGCAAG CTTATTGGCACGTAATGGATGTGTATGTGAGGGCGAGAGTGGAGGAGTAAACCTGCCCTTCGCCCAACTCTTATTCCCACGGGTGTCAGCTCACCCGTTACACACTGCCTTTGAGGCCTCTGAGctggaggaaatgaagaggagacGGGCCAAAGAGTACAAGAGTTTCCAGAAGAG GTCACAGACACCTGCAGATGTTCTCATCATTGCAGAGGCTAACAGTCCCTTACAGTATCCAACACAGGGGGCAGAGGTACGACCCCTGAAAACAATCATCATCCCAG GCTTGGCCTTACACAACCATCCCAGAGACCACTACTCA ATAAACATCACTGCCACGCTGGGAACGCTGAATGTGGCCGCAGAGGTGGAAGGGGTGAAAATCAAAGGTGACGGCGAGATGCACATGACTCTGTCAAGCAGCCTCCTGCCCAACCTGAACCgacagctgcagtttgtcacctacacaaacacactgttccaCCCGAGCACTGCAGACACAG TGCAGTTTGAGACAGAGGGCCATCAAGCCATCTTCAGTATCAAGATTCGCCATGGTGTAACACCCAAACTATATAACACAGGATCCAAAGGAG AGTACAATGTTAGTGCCCTCGTCACAATAGCTACGAAGACTTTCCTACGTTATGATAAGCTTCAGGATCTTATCGACAGCGTGAGAAGATATTATCCTACTGTCACCATAGTAATCGCTGATGACAGTGAAAATCCCAAAACTATCTCCGGGCCTTACATCGAACACTACATCATGCCTTTTGGAAAG GGTTGGTTTGCCGGACGGAACCTGGCCGTCTCTCAGGTGACCACAAAGTACGTGCTGTGGGTGGATGATGACTTCATCTTCACAGCCAACACCAAGCTGGAGAAACTGGTGGATGTTTTAGAGAGAACCACTCTGGATCTG gTGGGTGGTGCAGTGCGGGAGGCCACGGGTTATACTGCCACCTACAGACAGACCATCTCCATTGAGCAAGGGGAGGAGGATGGTGACTGTTTACACATGAGGAGAGGATTTCATCACGTTATTCAAGGCTTCCCCAACTGTGTTGTGACTGACGGGGTCATTAACTTCTTCCTGGCCCGAACTGACAAAGTCCAGCAAGTCGGCTTTGACCCGCGCCTCGCCAGGGTAGCTCACCTGG agTTTTTCATCGACGGCCTGGGATCTCTCCATGTGGGCTCTTGTGACGATGTCATTGTCAATCATGCCAGCAAAATCAAGCTCCCCTgggtcagccaatcagagagcgaCAAGACGTACGCCAAGTTTCGTTACCCACCAGCCTCCTCTGACGCCACACACACGAAAAATGGCCTCCTGTTCTTCAAGAACCGATTCCAGTGTTTGACTCATAATTAG